A single window of Sulfitobacter sp. JL08 DNA harbors:
- a CDS encoding glutamate-5-semialdehyde dehydrogenase produces MKDIENIPALMAEIGQRAKAAAAELAFASAERKHAALISAAEHVWARRADILVANEKDMAFGRDKGLSPAMLDRLQLNKDRIRAIVDGLRAVAEQADPVGAVIDEWDRPNGLHIQRVRTPLGVIGVIYESRPNVTADAGALCLKSGNAVILRGGSESFHSSGAIHACLVQGLRDANLPEAAIQLVPTRDRAAVSELLTMTDTVDVIVPRGGKGLVGLVQREARVPVFAHLEGIVHIYIDEHADPQKALDVVLNAKTRRTGICGAAECLLIHQAVIDTIGQGVIRALIDNGVEVRAAGDLARIKGTVPATEADWGHEYLDMIIAAKPVQDVDDAIAHIRRFGSDHTDCILTEDTRTRDRFFERLDSAILIHNASTQFADGGEFGMGAEIGIATGKMHARGPVGAEQLTSFKYLVTGDGTVRP; encoded by the coding sequence ATGAAAGATATTGAAAACATTCCCGCCCTGATGGCCGAAATTGGCCAGCGCGCCAAGGCCGCCGCGGCCGAACTTGCCTTTGCCAGTGCCGAACGCAAACACGCCGCGCTGATTTCCGCGGCCGAACATGTCTGGGCACGCCGCGCCGACATTCTGGTGGCCAACGAAAAAGATATGGCGTTCGGGCGTGACAAGGGCCTGTCGCCCGCGATGCTGGATCGTTTGCAACTGAACAAGGATCGTATTCGGGCCATCGTCGATGGGTTGCGCGCCGTGGCCGAACAGGCGGATCCGGTGGGGGCGGTGATCGACGAATGGGATCGCCCCAACGGGCTGCATATCCAGCGTGTGCGCACGCCATTGGGGGTGATCGGCGTGATCTATGAAAGCCGCCCGAACGTGACGGCGGATGCCGGTGCGCTGTGTCTTAAATCGGGCAATGCGGTGATCCTGCGCGGCGGGTCGGAAAGTTTTCACTCTTCGGGCGCGATCCATGCCTGTCTGGTGCAGGGGCTGCGCGATGCAAACCTGCCCGAAGCGGCTATTCAGCTGGTGCCCACCCGCGACCGTGCGGCGGTGTCGGAGTTGCTGACCATGACCGACACGGTTGATGTGATCGTGCCCCGCGGCGGCAAGGGGCTGGTCGGTCTGGTCCAGCGCGAGGCGCGCGTGCCGGTCTTTGCCCATCTTGAAGGCATCGTTCATATTTACATCGATGAACATGCCGATCCGCAAAAGGCGCTGGATGTCGTGCTGAACGCGAAAACACGCCGGACGGGCATTTGCGGCGCGGCCGAATGTCTTTTGATCCATCAGGCCGTGATCGACACCATCGGGCAGGGGGTGATCCGCGCCCTGATCGACAACGGGGTCGAGGTGCGCGCCGCCGGTGATCTGGCCCGGATCAAAGGCACCGTGCCCGCGACAGAGGCCGATTGGGGCCACGAATATCTGGACATGATCATCGCGGCGAAACCCGTTCAGGATGTCGATGATGCGATTGCGCATATTCGCCGGTTCGGGTCCGATCACACCGATTGCATCCTGACCGAGGATACAAGAACCCGCGACCGTTTTTTCGAGCGTCTGGACAGTGCGATCCTGATCCACAATGCCTCGACCCAGTTCGCAGACGGTGGCGAATTCGGCATGGGGGCCGAAATCGGGATCGCAACCGGCAAGATGCATGCGCGCGGGCCGGTGGGCGCCGAACAGTTGACCAGTTTCAAATATCTTGTGACCGGTGACGGAACAGTGCGCCCCTGA
- a CDS encoding histidine phosphotransferase family protein, which produces MLSVHPNRDLSSLVGSRICHDLISPIGAIGNGIELLQMAPRDSAAELNLITDSVGNAAARIRFFRVAFGAAGDQMMGRAEVMSILSDLSAASRFDCEWRLETPQPRVLVRLAFLAFQCLETAMPHGGTISFKSLDTTWRVTGCTQSLKYDATLWASLTDYDIRPALSPAQVQFGLLPVLAQEAGRVLSSARDDTDLHIAF; this is translated from the coding sequence ATGTTATCAGTACATCCTAATCGCGATCTGTCGTCTTTGGTAGGGTCACGCATCTGCCACGATCTGATCAGCCCGATCGGCGCGATCGGCAACGGCATCGAACTGTTGCAGATGGCCCCGCGCGACAGCGCCGCAGAACTGAACCTGATCACGGACAGCGTCGGCAACGCCGCCGCCCGCATCCGTTTTTTTCGCGTGGCATTCGGGGCCGCCGGTGATCAGATGATGGGCCGCGCCGAAGTCATGTCGATCCTGTCCGATCTGTCGGCGGCAAGCCGGTTTGACTGTGAATGGCGTCTAGAAACCCCGCAACCGCGCGTTCTGGTGCGCCTGGCGTTTCTGGCCTTTCAGTGTCTTGAGACCGCAATGCCCCATGGCGGGACTATTTCGTTCAAAAGCCTCGATACAACATGGCGTGTTACGGGGTGCACGCAAAGCCTCAAATATGATGCGACCCTATGGGCCAGCCTGACCGATTATGATATTCGCCCGGCCCTGTCGCCTGCGCAGGTGCAATTCGGGCTGCTGCCGGTTCTGGCGCAAGAGGCGGGGCGCGTTCTGTCTTCGGCGCGCGATGATACGGATCTGCACATCGCCTTTTGA
- a CDS encoding DUF3553 domain-containing protein: MSDLNAALAPGMLVQHPDRPDWGTGQVQSNIGGKITVNFREQGKVVIDSARIGLMPVFDPG, encoded by the coding sequence ATGTCTGATTTGAATGCCGCACTGGCTCCCGGAATGCTGGTTCAACATCCCGACCGGCCGGATTGGGGCACAGGACAGGTCCAGTCCAATATCGGCGGCAAGATCACCGTCAACTTTCGTGAACAGGGAAAGGTTGTTATCGATAGTGCCCGCATTGGCCTGATGCCCGTGTTTGATCCCGGTTAA
- a CDS encoding GNAT family N-acetyltransferase — MIRPAAPRFTVKLATDQAEVEAAQRLRYEVFVQELGAGGALVDHQARLERDRFDPYFDHLILRDDSAGRIVGVYRLLRDDQAARAGQFYSEDEYDLQVLKDSKRKLLELGRSCVHKDYRGGMALMHLWNGLADYVADHGIEILFGVASFHGTDVSALALPFSALYQTHLAPPDLRVRARAPHFQTMDLIPKHLIDRRRAMIETPALIKAYLRLGGYVGEGAFVDHSFNTTDVCLVMDTARMNSKHGARYKRGLQG, encoded by the coding sequence ATGATCCGTCCCGCCGCCCCCCGGTTTACGGTCAAACTTGCCACGGATCAGGCCGAGGTCGAAGCAGCGCAACGCCTGCGATACGAGGTTTTCGTGCAGGAACTGGGTGCTGGCGGTGCGCTGGTGGATCATCAGGCGCGGCTGGAACGCGACAGGTTCGATCCCTACTTTGATCACCTGATCCTGCGCGATGACAGTGCCGGACGCATCGTCGGGGTCTATCGCCTGTTGCGCGACGATCAGGCCGCACGGGCAGGGCAGTTCTATTCCGAGGACGAATACGACCTGCAGGTTCTGAAAGACAGCAAGCGCAAACTGCTGGAACTGGGGCGGTCCTGCGTTCACAAGGACTATCGCGGCGGCATGGCGCTGATGCATCTTTGGAACGGTCTGGCCGATTATGTTGCCGATCACGGCATCGAAATCCTGTTCGGGGTAGCCAGCTTTCACGGCACCGATGTCAGCGCGCTGGCCCTGCCATTTTCCGCGCTCTACCAGACACACCTTGCGCCGCCCGATCTGCGGGTCAGGGCGCGCGCACCGCATTTTCAGACGATGGACCTGATCCCGAAACATCTGATCGACCGGCGGCGCGCGATGATCGAAACCCCCGCCCTGATCAAGGCCTATCTGCGTCTGGGCGGCTATGTGGGCGAGGGCGCGTTTGTCGATCATTCCTTTAATACAACCGATGTGTGTCTGGTCATGGATACCGCGCGGATGAATTCCAAACACGGGGCGCGCTATAAACGCGGGCTGCAGGGTTAG
- a CDS encoding lysophospholipid acyltransferase family protein — MAGPTWHSDTPADAYRITVAGWVRVCLRGLCLGCVVFGGLLILLLVRMIERPICGLGRPVTPHITQTVCRMTFVILGMKRHVFGTPMRERGAVVANHVSWLDIFALNSVKRFYFVSKSEVARWPGIGWLARATGTVFIDRDPKRAKGQTQQFQDRLLAGHKLLFFPEGTSTDGQQVLAFKTTLFEAFMTPELRDKLHIQPVTLHYTAPQGQAANFYGWWGDMDFGSHMLKTLAAYPQGSVELIYHDPVRVNAHANRKALAAELERRVRAGHRRL; from the coding sequence ATGGCAGGCCCGACCTGGCACAGCGACACGCCGGCAGATGCGTACAGGATCACCGTTGCGGGCTGGGTGCGGGTGTGCCTGCGCGGCCTGTGTCTGGGGTGTGTGGTGTTCGGTGGCCTGCTGATCCTGCTGCTGGTGCGGATGATCGAACGTCCGATCTGTGGCCTTGGGCGGCCGGTGACGCCCCACATCACCCAAACCGTGTGCCGCATGACTTTTGTGATCCTTGGCATGAAGCGGCACGTTTTTGGCACGCCGATGCGCGAACGCGGCGCCGTCGTGGCCAATCATGTCTCATGGCTGGATATCTTTGCCCTGAATTCGGTCAAACGGTTCTATTTCGTGTCCAAATCAGAAGTCGCACGCTGGCCTGGCATCGGCTGGCTGGCCCGCGCGACAGGCACCGTGTTCATCGACCGCGACCCAAAACGCGCCAAGGGACAGACACAGCAATTTCAGGACCGCTTGCTTGCCGGACACAAGCTGCTGTTTTTCCCCGAAGGCACCTCGACCGACGGGCAGCAGGTGCTGGCGTTCAAGACAACGCTGTTTGAGGCGTTCATGACGCCCGAATTGCGCGACAAACTGCATATCCAGCCCGTTACGCTGCACTATACCGCACCGCAGGGGCAGGCGGCCAATTTTTATGGCTGGTGGGGCGATATGGACTTTGGCAGCCATATGCTGAAAACGCTTGCCGCATACCCGCAAGGCAGTGTCGAACTGATCTATCATGATCCGGTGCGAGTGAACGCCCATGCCAACCGCAAGGCGTTGGCCGCGGAGCTGGAACGGCGGGTGCGGGCAGGGCACAGGCGCCTTTGA
- the rpsB gene encoding 30S ribosomal protein S2 — translation MALPEFTMRQLLEAGVHFGHQTQRWNPRMGPFIYGDRNGIHIMDLTQTVPMLDQALTAIRDTVAKGGRILFVGTKRQAATPIAEAAEKCAQYYMNHRWLGGTLTNWQTVSKSIQRLKHIDEAMEGGVEGLTKKERLGMERDQGKLQASLGGIREMGGTPDLLFVIDVKKEALAIAEANKLGIPVVAVVDTNCSPDGVDYIIPGNDDAARAIALYCDLASRAALDGMSAQLGAAGVDLGAMEETVEEAIAGDAAPAEQEAAAEAEDTPAAS, via the coding sequence ATGGCTCTTCCTGAGTTCACCATGCGCCAATTGCTTGAAGCAGGCGTACATTTTGGCCACCAAACGCAGCGCTGGAACCCCCGTATGGGACCGTTCATCTATGGCGACCGCAACGGCATCCACATCATGGACCTGACGCAAACTGTTCCGATGCTGGATCAGGCACTGACCGCAATCCGTGACACGGTTGCCAAGGGCGGACGCATCCTGTTTGTCGGCACCAAACGTCAGGCGGCCACGCCGATCGCCGAAGCTGCTGAAAAATGCGCGCAATACTACATGAACCACCGCTGGCTGGGCGGCACGCTGACCAACTGGCAGACTGTTTCCAAATCGATCCAGCGCCTGAAGCACATCGACGAGGCAATGGAAGGCGGCGTTGAGGGCCTGACCAAGAAAGAGCGTCTGGGCATGGAGCGCGATCAGGGCAAATTGCAGGCGTCACTGGGCGGCATCCGCGAAATGGGCGGCACCCCGGACCTGTTGTTCGTCATCGACGTGAAAAAAGAAGCGCTGGCCATCGCCGAAGCCAACAAACTGGGCATTCCCGTTGTGGCCGTGGTGGATACCAACTGTTCGCCCGATGGTGTCGATTACATCATTCCGGGCAATGACGATGCGGCCCGCGCCATCGCGCTTTATTGCGACCTGGCATCGCGCGCTGCCCTTGACGGCATGTCGGCCCAACTGGGCGCGGCAGGCGTTGATCTGGGCGCCATGGAAGAAACCGTGGAAGAAGCAATTGCCGGCGATGCAGCACCTGCCGAGCAAGAGGCAGCTGCCGAAGCCGAAGACACACCCGCCGCAAGCTAA
- the tsf gene encoding translation elongation factor Ts: MAITASMVKELRDSTGAGMMDAKKALTETDGDMEAAVDWLRTKGLAKAAKKSGRTAAEGLVAVMVKDGRGVAVEINSETDFVAKNADFQKMVGSIATAALDAEDLDALKAADLGGKSVEATITDKIATIGENMALRRMASVKGDTVVSYVHNAATAGMGKIGVLVAMTGGDEAFGKQVAMHIAAANPASLSQADLDPAVVEKEKSVQMDIARESGKPEAVIEKMIVGRMAKFLAEVTLLGQAFVINPDLTVEAAAKEAGATITGFVRLEVGEGIEVEKEDFAAEVAKVGQS, encoded by the coding sequence ATGGCAATCACAGCATCTATGGTCAAGGAACTGCGCGACAGCACTGGCGCAGGCATGATGGACGCAAAAAAGGCACTGACAGAAACCGATGGCGACATGGAAGCCGCCGTTGACTGGCTGCGCACCAAAGGTCTGGCGAAAGCCGCCAAGAAATCCGGCCGTACCGCCGCCGAAGGTCTTGTGGCCGTCATGGTGAAAGACGGGCGCGGCGTTGCCGTCGAAATAAACTCGGAAACCGATTTTGTTGCGAAGAACGCCGATTTCCAGAAAATGGTCGGATCCATCGCTACTGCGGCGCTGGACGCGGAAGATCTGGACGCGTTGAAGGCGGCCGATCTGGGTGGCAAATCGGTCGAGGCAACGATCACAGACAAGATCGCAACGATCGGTGAAAACATGGCCCTGCGCCGCATGGCGTCCGTAAAGGGCGACACGGTTGTGTCTTATGTTCACAACGCCGCGACCGCAGGCATGGGCAAAATCGGTGTTCTGGTCGCAATGACCGGCGGCGACGAAGCCTTTGGCAAACAGGTTGCGATGCACATCGCCGCCGCCAACCCCGCGTCCCTGTCCCAAGCGGATCTGGACCCGGCTGTCGTTGAAAAAGAAAAATCCGTGCAGATGGATATTGCCCGCGAAAGCGGCAAGCCCGAAGCCGTGATTGAAAAAATGATCGTTGGCCGGATGGCCAAGTTTCTGGCCGAAGTCACCCTGCTGGGTCAGGCCTTTGTGATCAATCCCGACCTGACAGTCGAAGCGGCCGCCAAAGAAGCCGGCGCAACCATCACGGGCTTTGTCCGTCTGGAAGTGGGCGAAGGTATCGAAGTCGAAAAAGAAGACTTTGCCGCCGAAGTTGCAAAAGTCGGCCAAAGCTGA
- a CDS encoding LuxR family transcriptional regulator yields MREYLYYLSNTKSLEELWTAHTEKMAEYGFDRLIYGFTRYRTNTSLGDPEDFVILTNHSAAYTDVFLGQGLYFHAPMVRWALDHEGVGSWKMLADMIDTKTMTDAERKVFQFNHSMDVTAGYTISFKAVSARSKGAIALTARKGLSQQDVDDVWAEHGRDIHLMNNIAHLKILTLPYTAPNRALTKRQREALEWVGDGKTTQDIAMLMGLTTATVEKHLRLARESLSVETTAQAVLKAAFHNQMFVLEG; encoded by the coding sequence ATGCGGGAATACCTGTATTATCTGAGCAATACAAAAAGCCTGGAAGAGTTGTGGACAGCCCATACCGAAAAAATGGCGGAATACGGGTTTGACCGGCTGATTTACGGATTTACGCGTTATCGCACCAACACGTCTTTGGGCGACCCCGAAGATTTCGTGATCCTCACGAACCATTCTGCGGCCTATACGGATGTGTTTCTGGGTCAGGGGCTGTATTTCCATGCACCGATGGTGCGGTGGGCGCTGGATCATGAAGGGGTTGGCAGCTGGAAAATGCTGGCCGATATGATCGATACAAAAACAATGACCGATGCGGAACGCAAGGTGTTTCAGTTCAACCATTCGATGGATGTGACGGCGGGATATACCATCAGTTTCAAGGCGGTTTCTGCCCGATCCAAAGGGGCAATCGCGTTAACGGCGCGCAAGGGCCTAAGCCAGCAGGATGTGGACGACGTGTGGGCCGAACATGGCCGTGATATTCACCTGATGAACAATATCGCGCATCTGAAAATCCTGACCCTGCCCTATACCGCGCCCAACCGCGCGCTGACCAAACGGCAACGCGAGGCGCTGGAATGGGTGGGTGACGGAAAAACGACTCAGGATATTGCGATGCTGATGGGGCTGACAACCGCCACGGTGGAAAAGCATCTGCGACTCGCCCGCGAGTCACTTTCGGTCGAAACCACGGCTCAGGCTGTTCTCAAGGCGGCATTCCATAATCAAATGTTCGTCCTAGAGGGTTGA
- the aroQ gene encoding type II 3-dehydroquinate dehydratase, with product MPSLLVLNGPNLNMLGLRQPEVYGATTLADIEAMCEAHVNGTKTQLDFTQSNHEGILVDTIQNARGTHDGIILNAGAFTHTSVALMDAISSAALPVVEIHLSNIHAREPFRHTSYIAPVAVGQICGFGAFGYIMAIDAMLNHLGAAS from the coding sequence ATGCCATCGCTTCTTGTTTTGAACGGACCGAATTTGAACATGCTGGGTCTGCGCCAGCCCGAAGTCTACGGTGCCACAACGCTGGCCGATATCGAAGCGATGTGCGAAGCGCATGTGAACGGAACCAAGACGCAGCTGGATTTTACCCAATCCAATCACGAAGGCATTCTGGTCGACACGATCCAGAATGCGCGTGGCACACATGACGGGATCATTCTGAATGCGGGCGCGTTCACGCATACATCGGTGGCGTTGATGGATGCGATCAGTTCCGCCGCCCTGCCCGTCGTCGAAATCCATCTGTCCAACATTCATGCCCGCGAACCCTTCCGCCACACATCCTATATTGCGCCTGTCGCCGTGGGCCAGATCTGCGGGTTTGGTGCGTTCGGCTATATCATGGCCATTGATGCGATGCTGAACCATCTGGGGGCCGCCTCATGA
- the pobA gene encoding 4-hydroxybenzoate 3-monooxygenase gives MKTQVVIIGGGPSGLLLSQLLHVNGIHSVILERKTKDYVLGRIRAGVLEQGLVDLMQRAGVSDRLMAEGDFHDGTVIAFEDQTFRVDFTRHTGKPVVVYGQTELTRDLYDAREKAGADIIYNVENVEIHDADGDTPSVTYQTKGNAHRIACDFIAGCDGFHGVSRRTIPQNVRNEFEKVYPFGWLGVLSQTPPVHPELIYSNSRRGFALCSMRNANLSRYYIQCPITDAVGDWSDTAFWTELKRRLPAPIADTLVTGPSIEKSIASLRSFVTEPMSWGRLFLCGDAAHIVPPTGAKGLNTAASDVHYLYSALCDHYLNNSSHGIDTYSEKALSRVWKAERFSWWFSTLMHRDPNQTPFDLKMQQAELAFLRDDDMAQAVMAQNYVGLPY, from the coding sequence ATGAAAACCCAGGTTGTGATCATCGGTGGCGGCCCTTCCGGTCTTCTGCTGTCACAATTGCTGCATGTAAACGGCATTCACAGCGTCATTCTGGAACGCAAGACCAAAGACTATGTTCTGGGCCGGATCCGCGCCGGGGTGCTGGAACAAGGCTTGGTGGATCTGATGCAGCGCGCCGGCGTCTCAGACCGCCTGATGGCCGAAGGTGATTTTCATGACGGTACGGTAATTGCTTTTGAGGATCAGACCTTTCGCGTCGATTTCACCAGACACACCGGCAAACCGGTCGTTGTTTATGGCCAGACCGAACTGACACGCGATCTGTACGACGCCCGAGAAAAAGCCGGCGCTGATATCATCTATAATGTTGAAAACGTTGAAATTCATGATGCGGACGGCGATACGCCTTCAGTTACATATCAGACCAAAGGCAATGCGCACCGTATCGCCTGTGATTTCATTGCCGGTTGTGACGGTTTTCACGGCGTCAGCCGTCGCACGATCCCCCAGAACGTCCGGAACGAGTTCGAGAAAGTCTATCCGTTCGGATGGCTGGGTGTCCTCTCGCAAACGCCACCGGTACACCCCGAACTGATCTATTCCAATTCCCGGCGCGGGTTCGCGCTGTGTTCGATGCGCAATGCAAACCTGAGCCGATATTACATCCAGTGTCCGATCACTGACGCGGTCGGGGATTGGTCAGACACGGCGTTCTGGACCGAACTGAAACGCCGCTTGCCCGCTCCCATTGCCGACACGCTTGTGACCGGCCCATCGATCGAGAAATCAATCGCGTCATTGCGGTCTTTTGTAACAGAACCAATGTCTTGGGGGCGATTGTTCTTGTGCGGTGATGCGGCCCACATTGTACCTCCAACGGGCGCCAAGGGATTGAACACGGCCGCGTCCGATGTGCATTACCTTTATTCTGCATTGTGCGATCATTACCTGAACAACAGCAGCCATGGCATTGATACCTATTCGGAAAAGGCGCTTTCCCGTGTGTGGAAGGCTGAAAGGTTCAGCTGGTGGTTCAGCACTCTGATGCACCGCGACCCCAATCAGACGCCCTTTGATCTCAAGATGCAGCAGGCCGAACTGGCATTTCTGCGCGACGATGACATGGCGCAGGCTGTCATGGCGCAAAACTATGTCGGGCTGCCCTATTGA
- the pcaH gene encoding protocatechuate 3,4-dioxygenase subunit beta, translating to MTYLPTGYLPRDPAAHPPALYPPYKSSVARAPSLAPLSFPASPSEISGPVFGHNLLGPQDNDLIHNYAAAGASAIGPRIIVHGRLSDEYDRPVRGALIEVWQANAGGRYRHKNEGYQAPLDPNFGGCGRMITDDQGHYAFRTVQPAPYPWPNGPNSWRPAHIHFSVFGHGFAQRLITQMYFQGDPLIPLCPIVNSLPSPDAVDRLIAPLDMAATAPMDALSYRFDIVLRGARQTLFENQPEGM from the coding sequence ATGACATACCTTCCCACTGGATATCTGCCGCGCGACCCTGCCGCGCATCCCCCCGCGCTTTATCCCCCCTACAAAAGCAGCGTTGCGCGCGCACCGTCCCTAGCGCCGCTGTCTTTTCCGGCCTCGCCGTCGGAAATCAGCGGTCCGGTGTTCGGCCACAACCTGCTGGGGCCGCAGGACAACGATCTGATTCACAATTATGCGGCTGCGGGGGCCTCTGCAATCGGCCCGCGTATCATCGTTCATGGCCGCCTGAGCGACGAATACGACCGCCCGGTGCGCGGCGCACTGATCGAGGTGTGGCAAGCCAATGCCGGCGGGCGATATCGCCACAAGAACGAGGGATATCAGGCCCCGCTTGATCCCAATTTCGGCGGCTGCGGGCGCATGATCACCGACGATCAGGGGCATTACGCGTTCCGTACGGTGCAACCCGCCCCTTACCCCTGGCCCAACGGCCCCAACAGTTGGCGCCCCGCCCATATCCATTTTTCCGTGTTCGGCCACGGATTTGCCCAGCGACTGATCACCCAGATGTATTTTCAGGGCGATCCACTTATTCCGCTGTGCCCGATCGTGAACAGCCTGCCATCGCCCGACGCGGTTGATCGCCTGATTGCGCCGCTGGACATGGCGGCCACCGCCCCGATGGATGCGTTGTCTTACCGGTTCGACATCGTGTTGCGCGGCGCGCGCCAAACCCTGTTCGAAAACCAGCCCGAGGGGATGTAG
- the pcaG gene encoding protocatechuate 3,4-dioxygenase subunit alpha translates to MTKPQTPSQTAGPYVHIGCMPNFAGITGVYGVDLGQDMITGKAQGQRISVTGTVFDGMGAPLRDAVVEIWQADANGRFAPAPDADPHFTGFGRTACDQDTGLFRFDTVKPGSVPFGDGRVQAPHITFWIVARGINMGLHTRMYFADEDNTNDPVLGRIDPSSRVKTLIATQENPGEYKFNIHLQVPDETVFFDV, encoded by the coding sequence ATGACAAAACCGCAAACACCATCGCAAACCGCAGGCCCCTATGTGCATATCGGGTGTATGCCGAATTTTGCAGGCATCACAGGCGTTTACGGCGTGGACCTCGGGCAGGATATGATCACGGGCAAGGCGCAGGGCCAGCGTATCAGCGTGACCGGCACGGTATTCGACGGCATGGGCGCGCCCTTGCGGGATGCGGTGGTCGAAATCTGGCAGGCGGATGCCAATGGCAGGTTTGCCCCCGCCCCCGACGCCGATCCGCATTTTACGGGCTTCGGGCGCACGGCATGTGATCAGGATACGGGCCTGTTCCGGTTCGACACAGTGAAACCCGGTTCCGTGCCTTTCGGCGACGGGCGCGTGCAAGCGCCGCACATCACCTTCTGGATTGTCGCCCGCGGCATCAATATGGGGCTGCACACCCGCATGTATTTCGCGGACGAGGACAACACGAACGATCCTGTGCTTGGCCGGATTGATCCCTCGTCACGCGTCAAAACGCTGATCGCCACACAGGAAAACCCCGGTGAATATAAATTCAATATCCACCTGCAAGTTCCTGATGAAACAGTATTTTTCGACGTTTAG